Proteins encoded by one window of Pseudomonas tructae:
- the aauR gene encoding two-component response regulator AauR: protein MLGCQQALALEDIACEGVGSAEEALQRIGDDFAGIVVSDIRLPGIDGLELLSRLKARDRSLPVVLITGHGDIDMAVGAMRNGAYDFMEKPFAPERLVEVVRRALEQRGLSREVFALRRQLAEQSTLEGRIIGRSPAMQNLRELIANVADTSANVLIEGETGTGKELVARCLHDFSRRQGAPFVALNCGGLPENLFESEIFGHEANAFTGAGKRRIGKIEHANGGTLFLDEVESMPLNLQIKLLRVLQERTLERLGSNQSIAVDCRVIAATKSDLNALGQSGQFRSDLYYRLNVVTLELPPLRERREDILQLFEHFLQQSSLRFDRETPQLDSQTLSRLMAHDWPGNVRELRNVAERYALGLPAFKKTDASTNQGLGFAEAVEAFERNLLGDALQRTGGNLSQASQELGMAKTTLFDKVKKYGLG from the coding sequence CTGCTCGGCTGCCAGCAGGCACTGGCCCTGGAAGACATCGCCTGCGAAGGCGTTGGCAGTGCCGAAGAAGCCCTGCAACGCATCGGCGATGACTTTGCCGGTATCGTCGTCAGCGATATCCGCCTGCCCGGCATCGATGGCCTGGAACTGCTCAGCCGCCTGAAAGCCCGCGACCGCAGCCTGCCGGTGGTTTTGATCACCGGCCACGGCGATATCGACATGGCGGTAGGCGCCATGCGCAACGGCGCCTATGACTTCATGGAAAAACCGTTCGCCCCGGAACGCCTGGTCGAAGTGGTGCGCCGTGCCCTGGAGCAGCGTGGCTTGTCCCGGGAAGTATTCGCCCTGCGCCGCCAGTTGGCTGAGCAAAGTACCCTGGAGGGGCGGATCATCGGCCGCTCGCCGGCCATGCAGAACCTGCGAGAACTGATTGCCAACGTCGCCGACACCTCGGCCAACGTGCTGATCGAAGGCGAAACCGGTACCGGCAAAGAGCTGGTCGCGCGCTGCCTGCATGATTTCAGCCGCCGCCAGGGCGCACCCTTCGTGGCGCTGAACTGCGGCGGGTTGCCGGAGAACCTGTTCGAGAGCGAGATCTTCGGTCATGAGGCCAACGCCTTCACCGGCGCCGGCAAACGCCGGATCGGCAAGATCGAACACGCCAATGGCGGCACCTTGTTCCTCGACGAAGTCGAAAGCATGCCGCTGAACCTGCAGATCAAACTGCTGCGCGTGTTGCAGGAACGCACCCTGGAGCGCCTGGGGTCGAACCAGAGCATAGCCGTCGATTGCCGGGTGATTGCCGCGACCAAGTCCGACCTCAACGCCCTGGGCCAGAGCGGGCAGTTTCGTAGCGACCTGTACTATCGGCTGAACGTAGTGACCCTGGAGCTGCCACCACTGCGCGAGCGCCGCGAAGACATCCTGCAACTGTTCGAGCACTTCCTGCAGCAGTCGTCGCTACGCTTCGACCGGGAAACCCCGCAACTGGACAGCCAGACCCTGTCGCGGCTAATGGCCCACGACTGGCCAGGCAACGTCCGCGAACTGCGCAACGTTGCCGAACGCTATGCCCTGGGCCTGCCGGCATTCAAAAAGACCGACGCCAGTACCAACCAGGGCCTGGGCTTTGCCGAGGCGGTCGAGGCATTCGAGCGCAACCTGCTCGGCGATGCCCTGCAGCGCACCGGCGGCAACCTCAGCCAGGCCAGCCAGGAGCTGGGCATGGCCAAGACCACCCTGTTCGACAAAGTGAAGAAGTATGGCCTGGGCTAA
- a CDS encoding GlpM family protein: protein MLKACLGAAVVVILAALAKTRNYYIAGLVPLFPTFALIAHYIVGKGRSLDDLKSTIVFGMWSIIPYFVYLAALYLLVDRLRLEAALALAALAWLVAATVLVSLWVKLH from the coding sequence ATACTCAAAGCCTGCCTGGGCGCCGCCGTGGTGGTGATCCTTGCCGCCCTGGCGAAAACCCGCAACTACTACATTGCCGGGCTGGTGCCATTGTTTCCGACCTTCGCCCTGATCGCCCATTACATCGTCGGCAAAGGCCGCTCACTGGACGATCTGAAGAGCACCATCGTGTTCGGCATGTGGTCCATCATCCCTTACTTCGTCTACCTGGCGGCGCTGTACCTGCTGGTCGACCGCCTGCGCCTGGAGGCGGCACTGGCGCTTGCGGCACTGGCCTGGCTGGTGGCGGCGACAGTGCTGGTGAGCCTGTGGGTGAAGCTGCACTGA
- a CDS encoding alpha/beta fold hydrolase, protein MRALLFLLLVLSSASAALAGARCDTQVPVQQAQLAQVNLVYQSVGRASDPALLLVMGLGGQLIHWPDDVVQALCEQGFRVIRFDNRDVGLSSWNQAPASANLSFELLRFKLGLSVAAPYSLADMAEDGLQLMDALGIERFHVLGVSMGGMIAQHLAAMAPQRVESLTLIMSSSGAQGLPTPAPALVQLLARRGAPDRHTAIEQQADLLAALGSPEVADDRQALVRQAAQSYDRAFNPEGAKRQILAILAEPSRVELLNRLRLPTLVVHGTADPLLPVMHGVHLAAHIRGSQLRLIPGLAHRFQAPFKGALLGAVLPYLQSQRLADTHLAVY, encoded by the coding sequence ATGCGGGCGTTGCTGTTTTTACTTCTTGTTCTGTCGAGTGCATCGGCGGCCCTTGCCGGGGCGCGCTGTGATACTCAGGTGCCTGTGCAGCAGGCTCAACTGGCGCAGGTGAACCTGGTCTACCAGAGTGTCGGCCGTGCCTCGGATCCTGCGTTACTGCTGGTCATGGGCCTGGGCGGGCAACTGATCCATTGGCCCGACGACGTGGTCCAAGCCCTGTGCGAGCAGGGGTTCCGGGTCATTCGCTTCGATAACCGCGATGTTGGCCTGTCGAGCTGGAACCAGGCGCCGGCCAGCGCCAACCTGAGCTTCGAGCTGCTGCGTTTCAAGCTGGGGCTGTCGGTCGCCGCCCCTTACAGCCTGGCTGACATGGCCGAGGATGGCCTGCAGTTGATGGACGCCTTGGGTATCGAGCGTTTTCATGTGTTGGGCGTGAGCATGGGCGGGATGATTGCCCAGCATTTGGCGGCCATGGCCCCGCAACGGGTCGAGAGCCTGACCCTGATCATGTCCAGTTCCGGTGCTCAGGGCCTGCCGACGCCAGCACCGGCACTGGTGCAACTGCTGGCGCGGCGAGGGGCGCCGGATCGTCATACCGCCATCGAGCAGCAGGCCGACTTGCTTGCTGCCCTGGGCAGCCCTGAGGTAGCCGACGATCGCCAGGCACTGGTGCGCCAGGCCGCGCAATCCTACGACCGGGCCTTCAACCCTGAGGGCGCCAAACGCCAGATCCTGGCGATCCTGGCCGAGCCCAGCCGGGTTGAATTGCTCAATCGCCTGCGGCTACCGACCCTGGTGGTGCATGGCACGGCGGACCCGCTGCTGCCTGTGATGCACGGCGTGCACCTGGCCGCGCATATCCGTGGCAGTCAGTTACGGCTGATCCCGGGTTTGGCTCATCGTTTTCAGGCGCCGTTCAAGGGGGCGTTGCTGGGCGCAGTGTTGCCGTATCTGCAGTCGCAACGGCTGGCCGATACTCATCTTGCGGTGTACTGA
- a CDS encoding dermonecrotic toxin domain-containing protein: MTQTPECKSPVERECDEVCSSALPQLRDNLMKLAQWSCRYLSTTARTSGSCPIAPRHFRRGQTGDSNMSETLDDAASSPLHPAHVAPANWLDPSSLQRCIGQWNVHRENFNTLVANAPGVREALRTTLRDHFKTDPEVTGLLFEPNGSRTFINLIVLAAFARHYPTPPTKLDQDAQVFGRVAGSPLLQLSPSQLLSRLQQLDIPTSVRQRWHEYWDARAEGTPVSRRNHALAHYKGHLQMAMQAAQTMGSITHQALRPVIGVLDNPEWLRLDDKRLTIQTLQKNAEAMPGLMLFSIEDDPARILYQPDSQPAFSRFATSADLEATLLAGNKGDRISYQAQDGLVGGFDTLVDGLLSKQLKSLDYNPGSDLQRQAEFTLSMADSLDLDRRRTSLLSAPPTLPTMDLDATPAPSLHDFGGLGDELPQTLRSQLIRSQLKLMSDVSESALNTHYTALESATQAALSAIADQLANDTWRTSQAPPVANAELIAAHHTGLRAHARFQHLLGQIDSEELGWVETLLDQGQSFPQPGSSIVANHVILSQSEQVEVVEQPREHTLDTLLVIARNPAQEGLATPPTLLLYWPGKHGGLLRCANTQVLESCLGVQKLAAQSLRLKPVSGDVLSQILDLHLSRSQAAELKAITAANGTPAQDALAAIREDLEQRLQIPQHAAREQAYRMLQEQKQSLTLAGATLPDWLSTLSDAKRVLIKQHIVDYLKAMQLAQSVISRDLPNRLLFCRQHLLKRLKADFPSHDGSAIVLNLPDTTSEEKVPTPPAPGLPGQVPVAADIQLLPSTLRHDHLLETVLLQNVDTTVSNRLKFMRVESRSSNSEVRARLNSAITKAYVEKLSGELDLAKLYEDKIRRLFLDAEETPFERQYRRESLAKPIEQMLKLQSLIAREQGNLTDTGQRIFDLCVTASSAAYYIVQGYDIRLVPAHLTGSYPETEGQAIPLSGVTFISDRNSGITLLYRPDHPSLALRQYSSLEAARDGLYQLAKQSGEIDYLASRTLQGSPASHRAWMRQALQNRYSGMIGLGPDWPRSTSLSEHLLDAQMGRMVEAHRATSRSNDELWLENYAHQSGMVFNYLKMTLSFVPVLGSLISLYDFFDACAKARSLLVNGQPYRALNELGTALMCLVDAAVDLLPAIPAKVTAVRRLTKLRQLRQLDSPALRQNILAAPPSKPLLGRFDGYEYEKPITLSASTLGTEGRFQGIYRHAEGDFILIGDRPCQVQWDTTAHTWRLQGTSTKGWKRPIALSAEGQWDTHFALYGVHLYGGGAGGGVAASALQSVGRTFDRLDPYWPESIRHRLPRIWVDRHYRRQRMLSLQTATDELDLQNSIQRTNQEFVRYEAALPAEKLQMPVVLEQRCQADILAAKKSYATLAQYAEVSNRAQKLICNQQMSRTANLICERLIHAINLKANRSRPLLKAALETRYQLDSLDDLLDQAPLLRQLRKTTVEILDLRERLASDMGELTLWHRNTQTPRPSSHTDARFKTELASAKQAQANNAQRLAALEPATDEYRALLASSRQQFDNAIEALKQHFPAHQDYLDDLKSFTSLAQSISILERQLGDAFFVFYKSPHLMIAARRYQNTSVVADYLHRQLRQLEQDVQEMRGTLVNLQEIATNAQQRKAIYEQANAAYRQYQLKLRSTYASFPEMFDEQYLKQLHQNLDTLIAQTDKQIRRLPNSAPATHGNHSGPRLFQTVDEQYRVGDYIPPTDQLPGHIITRSEEGDALRVYHPSGDRWQRQLAPAPVRANELRDLQSTVVELIGGLDNYRLRVDGYQRQGMLPADLEHVMNTKAEELEHCARRIQQLDTAAAQPAQLRTQAAALRQRGVELRIAQIKLGAEPNEGHLLYLLEQQQVDIAREGERQLLKTRDYLQEYVIRDLTAAGQPVLWYAHFHFSKAQTPFTNANAKHLKRAADRYRGAQWQQANSADTVWRGVISAQTAEMHFSHL; the protein is encoded by the coding sequence ATGACTCAAACACCAGAATGCAAATCCCCAGTAGAGCGCGAGTGTGATGAAGTTTGTTCCAGCGCGCTGCCACAGTTGCGTGACAATTTGATGAAGCTCGCTCAATGGTCGTGCCGATATTTATCTACCACTGCGCGAACAAGCGGGTCCTGTCCAATAGCCCCTCGCCATTTTCGGCGCGGTCAGACAGGAGATTCCAACATGAGCGAAACACTCGACGACGCAGCCTCAAGCCCCCTTCACCCTGCTCACGTCGCCCCCGCAAACTGGCTTGATCCAAGCTCACTGCAGCGCTGCATCGGCCAGTGGAATGTGCACCGTGAGAACTTCAATACACTTGTCGCCAATGCTCCGGGGGTGCGTGAAGCATTGCGTACGACCCTGCGCGACCACTTCAAAACGGACCCTGAAGTCACCGGACTGCTGTTCGAGCCCAATGGCTCGCGCACCTTCATCAACCTGATTGTCCTTGCTGCCTTCGCGCGCCATTACCCGACCCCGCCCACGAAGTTGGACCAGGATGCCCAGGTCTTTGGCCGGGTAGCGGGTAGTCCACTGCTACAACTGAGTCCCAGCCAACTGCTGTCCCGACTCCAACAGCTGGACATCCCTACCAGTGTCCGTCAGCGCTGGCACGAGTACTGGGACGCACGCGCCGAGGGTACGCCGGTCAGCCGCCGCAACCATGCCCTGGCCCACTACAAGGGGCACTTGCAGATGGCCATGCAGGCCGCCCAGACCATGGGCAGCATCACCCACCAGGCTCTGCGCCCGGTGATCGGTGTACTCGACAACCCCGAGTGGCTGCGCCTGGATGACAAACGACTGACGATCCAGACGCTGCAAAAAAATGCCGAGGCGATGCCGGGGCTGATGCTGTTCAGCATCGAAGACGATCCAGCACGCATCCTCTACCAACCTGACAGCCAGCCCGCTTTTTCCCGATTCGCGACCTCTGCGGATCTGGAGGCCACGTTGCTGGCAGGAAACAAGGGCGACCGCATCAGCTACCAGGCACAGGATGGCCTGGTTGGCGGTTTCGATACGCTTGTGGATGGCCTTTTGAGCAAACAGCTGAAATCACTGGATTACAATCCGGGCAGCGATCTTCAGCGCCAGGCCGAATTTACCTTGTCCATGGCCGATAGCCTTGACCTGGACCGGCGCCGGACGTCACTGCTAAGCGCGCCACCAACGCTGCCGACAATGGATCTGGACGCAACCCCGGCACCGTCCTTGCACGACTTCGGTGGACTGGGAGATGAGCTGCCGCAAACCCTGCGTTCACAATTGATCCGCAGCCAGCTCAAACTGATGAGCGATGTCTCCGAGAGCGCCCTGAATACGCACTACACCGCCCTGGAAAGCGCCACGCAAGCTGCGCTGAGTGCCATCGCCGATCAATTGGCCAACGACACCTGGCGAACCAGTCAAGCGCCCCCCGTCGCCAATGCCGAACTGATTGCTGCCCATCACACCGGCCTGCGAGCCCACGCCCGCTTTCAGCATCTGCTTGGGCAAATCGACAGCGAAGAGCTGGGCTGGGTAGAAACCTTGCTCGATCAAGGACAGTCGTTCCCACAGCCGGGTTCCAGCATCGTTGCCAACCATGTGATTCTGAGCCAAAGCGAACAGGTAGAGGTCGTTGAGCAGCCCCGCGAACATACGCTGGATACCCTGCTGGTCATAGCCCGCAACCCAGCGCAGGAAGGTCTCGCCACCCCGCCTACCCTGCTCCTGTACTGGCCAGGCAAGCACGGCGGCTTGCTGCGATGCGCGAACACCCAGGTGTTGGAAAGTTGCCTGGGGGTGCAGAAACTTGCGGCGCAGTCCTTGAGACTCAAGCCGGTTTCCGGCGACGTCCTCAGCCAGATACTTGACCTGCACCTGAGCCGTAGCCAAGCAGCGGAGCTCAAAGCAATCACCGCCGCCAATGGAACACCGGCACAGGATGCCCTCGCCGCCATCCGTGAAGACCTCGAACAGCGACTGCAGATTCCCCAGCATGCCGCCCGTGAACAGGCTTACCGGATGCTGCAGGAACAGAAACAATCGCTCACCTTGGCCGGTGCGACCCTGCCCGATTGGCTCAGCACGCTATCGGACGCCAAGCGTGTGCTGATCAAGCAGCACATCGTCGACTACCTCAAGGCCATGCAACTGGCCCAGAGCGTAATAAGCCGGGACTTGCCCAATCGCCTGCTGTTTTGCCGTCAACACCTGCTAAAACGTTTGAAAGCTGATTTTCCCAGCCATGACGGCAGTGCCATCGTGCTCAACCTGCCGGACACCACCTCGGAAGAAAAAGTACCGACGCCACCCGCCCCCGGTTTGCCGGGTCAGGTCCCCGTAGCAGCCGATATACAGCTGTTACCCAGTACCCTGCGCCACGATCATCTGCTGGAAACCGTGCTTCTGCAAAACGTCGATACCACAGTGAGCAATCGGTTGAAGTTCATGAGAGTGGAAAGCCGATCCAGCAACAGTGAAGTGCGAGCACGCTTGAACAGCGCTATCACCAAGGCCTATGTGGAAAAGCTCAGCGGTGAACTGGACCTTGCCAAACTTTACGAAGACAAGATTCGCCGGCTGTTCCTGGACGCCGAGGAGACGCCGTTCGAGCGCCAATACCGTCGCGAGAGCCTGGCCAAGCCTATCGAACAAATGCTCAAGCTTCAGAGCCTGATCGCCCGCGAGCAGGGCAACCTGACGGATACAGGGCAGCGGATTTTCGACCTTTGCGTGACCGCCAGCAGCGCTGCGTACTACATAGTACAAGGGTATGACATTCGCCTGGTTCCCGCCCACCTGACCGGCAGTTACCCCGAAACCGAGGGCCAGGCGATCCCCCTCTCAGGGGTGACGTTCATCAGCGACCGCAACAGCGGTATCACCCTGCTCTACCGTCCCGATCATCCGTCTCTGGCCCTGCGCCAATATTCAAGCCTGGAAGCGGCACGCGACGGGCTTTATCAGCTGGCCAAGCAGAGCGGTGAAATCGACTACCTCGCCAGTCGCACCTTGCAGGGCAGCCCTGCAAGCCATCGCGCCTGGATGCGCCAGGCATTGCAGAACAGGTACAGCGGCATGATCGGGCTGGGGCCGGACTGGCCGAGGAGCACTTCACTGAGCGAACATCTGCTTGACGCGCAAATGGGGCGGATGGTCGAGGCTCATCGAGCAACCTCGCGCTCCAACGATGAGCTCTGGCTGGAAAACTACGCCCATCAGAGCGGCATGGTGTTCAATTACCTGAAAATGACGCTCAGTTTCGTACCTGTGCTGGGTAGCCTGATCAGCCTGTATGACTTTTTTGATGCGTGCGCCAAAGCCAGGTCGCTGCTGGTCAATGGTCAGCCGTACCGGGCGCTGAACGAACTGGGCACAGCCTTGATGTGCCTGGTCGATGCCGCCGTGGACCTGCTGCCTGCCATTCCCGCCAAGGTCACAGCGGTTCGTCGCTTGACCAAGCTGCGCCAGTTGCGCCAGTTGGATAGCCCTGCGCTGCGGCAGAACATTCTCGCAGCCCCCCCAAGCAAGCCCCTGCTGGGACGCTTCGATGGCTATGAGTACGAGAAACCCATCACCTTGTCTGCATCAACGCTGGGCACCGAGGGTCGTTTTCAGGGCATCTATCGCCACGCCGAAGGTGATTTCATTCTGATTGGCGACCGTCCATGCCAGGTGCAATGGGACACCACTGCCCATACCTGGCGCTTGCAAGGGACATCCACCAAGGGTTGGAAACGCCCAATCGCACTCTCGGCCGAAGGGCAATGGGATACGCATTTCGCCCTCTATGGCGTGCACCTGTACGGCGGTGGCGCCGGTGGCGGCGTTGCTGCCAGCGCGCTCCAGTCTGTCGGCCGAACCTTTGACCGGCTTGACCCCTACTGGCCGGAATCGATTCGCCACAGACTTCCGCGCATCTGGGTCGACAGGCACTACCGACGCCAGCGCATGCTGTCATTGCAAACAGCGACGGATGAGTTGGACCTGCAAAACAGCATACAACGTACCAACCAGGAATTCGTGCGGTACGAGGCAGCCCTGCCTGCAGAAAAACTGCAGATGCCGGTGGTTCTGGAGCAGCGCTGCCAGGCTGACATCCTCGCCGCCAAGAAAAGCTATGCCACCTTGGCGCAATATGCTGAAGTCAGCAATCGCGCGCAAAAACTTATCTGTAACCAACAGATGTCGCGTACCGCCAACCTCATCTGCGAACGATTGATCCATGCCATCAATCTGAAGGCCAATCGTTCGCGACCATTGCTAAAGGCCGCCCTGGAGACTCGCTATCAGCTGGACTCATTGGACGATCTGCTTGACCAGGCACCGTTACTTCGGCAGTTGCGCAAAACTACCGTTGAAATACTGGACCTACGAGAGCGGCTAGCCTCGGACATGGGTGAGCTCACCCTCTGGCACCGAAACACCCAAACGCCGCGCCCCTCCAGCCACACCGATGCACGCTTCAAAACCGAACTTGCCAGTGCAAAACAAGCCCAGGCGAACAATGCCCAGAGACTTGCGGCCCTGGAGCCCGCAACCGACGAATACCGAGCGCTTCTTGCCAGTTCCAGACAGCAATTCGATAACGCAATTGAAGCATTGAAACAACACTTCCCAGCACACCAGGACTACTTGGATGACTTGAAAAGCTTCACCTCGCTGGCGCAATCGATCTCGATACTTGAACGACAGCTCGGCGATGCCTTTTTCGTGTTCTACAAATCTCCACACCTGATGATTGCCGCCCGACGCTACCAGAACACCTCGGTCGTGGCCGACTACCTGCACCGGCAACTGCGGCAGCTCGAACAAGACGTTCAGGAAATGCGCGGTACTTTGGTCAACTTGCAAGAGATTGCGACCAATGCCCAACAACGTAAAGCCATTTACGAGCAAGCCAATGCTGCCTATCGCCAGTACCAACTCAAGCTACGAAGCACTTACGCCAGCTTTCCCGAGATGTTCGATGAGCAGTACCTGAAACAACTGCATCAGAACCTGGACACGCTGATTGCCCAAACCGACAAGCAGATACGCCGTCTGCCCAATTCCGCGCCTGCCACCCACGGCAACCATAGCGGCCCACGCCTGTTCCAGACCGTGGATGAGCAATACCGGGTAGGTGATTACATCCCGCCGACCGACCAACTTCCCGGCCACATCATCACCCGGAGCGAAGAAGGCGACGCCCTGAGGGTCTACCACCCCAGTGGTGATCGTTGGCAGCGCCAACTCGCACCGGCACCCGTGCGTGCCAATGAGCTTCGTGACCTCCAAAGCACTGTTGTCGAGCTGATCGGCGGGCTGGACAATTATCGACTGCGTGTTGATGGCTATCAGCGTCAGGGCATGCTGCCAGCAGATCTTGAACACGTGATGAACACCAAGGCTGAGGAACTGGAGCATTGCGCACGACGTATCCAGCAATTGGATACGGCCGCTGCGCAACCGGCACAACTGCGCACCCAGGCAGCCGCGTTACGTCAACGAGGCGTCGAGCTGCGCATCGCCCAGATCAAACTCGGCGCCGAACCCAATGAGGGCCATCTGTTGTACTTGCTCGAACAGCAGCAGGTTGACATCGCTCGCGAGGGGGAGCGTCAATTGCTCAAAACGCGCGATTACCTGCAGGAATACGTGATCCGCGATCTGACGGCTGCGGGGCAACCCGTACTCTGGTATGCCCATTTCCATTTCAGCAAAGCGCAAACACCGTTCACCAATGCCAATGCCAAACACCTCAAGCGCGCAGCAGACCGCTACCGGGGTGCCCAGTGGCAACAAGCAAACAGTGCTGACACCGTCTGGCGTGGAGTAATTTCAGCGCAGACCGCTGAAATGCATTTTTCCCACCTGTAA
- the metE gene encoding 5-methyltetrahydropteroyltriglutamate--homocysteine S-methyltransferase → MALAHNLGFPRIGADRELKKAQEAYWKGDLDQAGLEAVGRELRARHWQMQKDAGIELLPVGDFAWYDQVLSHSLAFGAIPERFASALGSDGLPTLDTLFAMARGASTCCGGAHGQTQYAQELTKWFDTNYHYLVPEFSADQRFVLSWDQLFDEVAEARALGHAVKPVLIGPLTYLWLGKAKGGEFDKLDLLERLLPVYGEILSRLSRQGVEWVQIDEPILGLDLPQAWKNAFERAYHILQYSPLKKLVATYFSGLEDNLGLAVGLPVDGLHIDLVRAAEQLPAVLDRLPSYKVLSLGVVNGRNVWRCDLDQALEQLQQAQQRFGANLWVAGSCSLLHSPVDLGREDKLDAELKSWLAFAVQKCEEIAVLAKALDTPHLPAVQNALSHSRIVQKSRTESPRIHKPQVQARLAAVTAADSQRQSAFAQRIEAQRQRLQLPAFPTTTIGSFPQTSAIRLARQAYKQGKLSANDYTDAMHSEIRHAVQVQERLGLDVLVHGEAERNDMVEYFAEQLDGYAFTRFGWVQSYGSRCVKPAIIYGDLSRPQAMTVAWIEYAQRLTSKVMKGMLTGPVTMLMWSFPREDVSRKVQAEQLALAIRDEVQDLEAAGIKIVQIDEAAFREGLPLRRAQWQEYLDWAVEAFRLCASGVRDETQIHTHMCYSEFNDVIQAIAAMDADVITIETSRSDMELLEAFEAFDYPNDIGPGVYDIHSPRVPDTAEMVALMRKAAARVPAERLWVNPDCGLKTRGWPETEAALVNLVAAARQLRAELA, encoded by the coding sequence ATGGCACTGGCCCACAACCTTGGTTTCCCACGCATCGGCGCTGACCGCGAACTGAAAAAAGCCCAAGAGGCCTACTGGAAAGGCGATCTCGATCAGGCCGGCCTTGAAGCCGTTGGCCGCGAACTGCGCGCCCGTCACTGGCAGATGCAAAAAGACGCCGGGATCGAGCTGCTGCCGGTGGGCGATTTTGCCTGGTACGACCAGGTACTGAGCCATTCGCTGGCCTTCGGTGCCATCCCCGAGCGTTTTGCCAGTGCCTTGGGCAGTGATGGCCTGCCGACCCTTGATACCCTGTTTGCCATGGCCCGCGGCGCCAGCACCTGCTGTGGCGGCGCCCATGGGCAAACCCAGTATGCCCAGGAGCTGACCAAGTGGTTCGATACCAACTATCACTACCTGGTCCCGGAGTTCAGTGCCGACCAGCGCTTTGTCCTCAGTTGGGATCAGCTGTTCGACGAAGTCGCCGAAGCCCGGGCCCTGGGCCACGCGGTCAAACCGGTGCTGATCGGTCCGCTGACCTACCTGTGGCTGGGCAAGGCCAAGGGCGGCGAGTTCGACAAGCTTGACCTGCTGGAGCGCCTGCTGCCGGTCTATGGCGAAATCCTCAGCCGCCTGTCGCGCCAAGGCGTGGAATGGGTACAGATCGACGAGCCGATCCTTGGCCTGGACCTGCCGCAGGCATGGAAGAACGCCTTCGAGCGTGCCTACCACATCCTCCAGTACTCACCACTCAAGAAGCTGGTCGCGACCTACTTCAGCGGCCTGGAAGACAACCTGGGCCTGGCCGTCGGCCTGCCGGTGGATGGCCTGCACATCGACCTGGTGCGCGCCGCGGAGCAACTGCCAGCGGTGCTCGATCGCCTGCCGAGCTACAAAGTGCTGTCGCTGGGTGTGGTCAACGGCCGCAACGTCTGGCGCTGCGACCTGGACCAGGCACTGGAACAGCTGCAACAGGCCCAGCAACGCTTTGGAGCCAACCTGTGGGTCGCCGGCTCCTGCTCGCTGCTGCACAGCCCGGTGGACCTGGGCCGTGAAGACAAACTCGACGCCGAACTGAAAAGCTGGCTGGCCTTTGCCGTGCAGAAGTGCGAAGAAATCGCCGTGCTGGCCAAGGCTCTGGATACCCCGCACCTACCGGCGGTGCAGAACGCCCTGAGCCACAGCCGCATCGTACAGAAGAGCCGTACCGAGTCGCCACGCATTCACAAGCCGCAGGTTCAGGCCCGCCTGGCTGCGGTTACCGCTGCCGACAGCCAGCGCCAGTCAGCCTTTGCCCAACGTATCGAGGCTCAGCGCCAGCGCCTGCAACTGCCGGCCTTTCCGACCACCACCATTGGCTCGTTCCCGCAGACCTCGGCGATCCGCCTGGCGCGCCAGGCCTACAAGCAGGGCAAGCTGTCGGCCAACGACTACACCGACGCCATGCACAGCGAGATCCGCCATGCCGTGCAGGTGCAGGAGCGCCTTGGTCTGGACGTTCTGGTGCACGGCGAGGCTGAGCGCAACGACATGGTCGAGTACTTTGCCGAGCAACTGGACGGCTATGCCTTCACCCGTTTTGGCTGGGTCCAGAGCTACGGTTCGCGCTGCGTCAAACCTGCGATCATCTACGGCGACCTGAGCCGCCCGCAGGCCATGACTGTGGCGTGGATCGAATATGCCCAGAGGCTGACCAGCAAGGTCATGAAAGGCATGCTGACGGGCCCGGTGACCATGCTGATGTGGTCGTTCCCCCGTGAAGACGTGTCGCGCAAGGTCCAGGCCGAGCAACTGGCCCTGGCCATTCGCGACGAAGTGCAGGACTTGGAAGCGGCCGGCATCAAGATCGTGCAGATCGACGAAGCCGCGTTCCGCGAAGGCTTGCCGCTGCGTCGGGCGCAATGGCAGGAGTACCTGGACTGGGCGGTTGAGGCTTTTCGCCTGTGCGCAAGCGGCGTGCGCGACGAAACCCAGATTCACACCCACATGTGCTACAGCGAATTCAACGATGTGATTCAAGCCATCGCCGCCATGGACGCCGATGTCATCACTATCGAGACTTCGCGTTCGGACATGGAACTGCTGGAGGCCTTCGAAGCCTTTGACTACCCCAACGACATCGGTCCAGGCGTCTATGACATCCACTCCCCGCGAGTGCCAGATACCGCAGAGATGGTCGCGCTGATGCGCAAGGCGGCCGCACGAGTGCCCGCCGAGCGTTTGTGGGTCAACCCCGATTGCGGCCTGAAGACACGTGGCTGGCCGGAAACCGAGGCGGCGCTGGTCAATCTGGTGGCGGCGGCGCGGCAGTTGCGGGCAGAGCTGGCGTAA